Proteins encoded in a region of the Triticum dicoccoides isolate Atlit2015 ecotype Zavitan chromosome 3A, WEW_v2.0, whole genome shotgun sequence genome:
- the LOC119268834 gene encoding peroxiredoxin-2C: MAPIGVGSTLPDGQLAWFDESDQMQQVSIHSLAAGKKVILFGVPGAFTPTCSNQHVPGFITQAEELKAKGVDEILLVSVNDPFVMKAWAKTYPDNKHVKFLADGAAAYTKALGLELDLTEKGLGLRSRRFALLADDLKVTVANVEEGGQFTISGAEEILKAL, encoded by the exons ATGGCTCCGATTGGCGTGGGCAGCACCCTCCCCGACGGCCAGCTCGCGTGGTTCGACGAGAGCGACCAGATGCAGCAGGTCTCCATCCACTCCCTGGCCGCCGGCAAGAAGGTCATCCTCTTCGGTGTCCCTGGCGCCTTCACCCCCACCTGCAG CAATCAGCATGTACCAGGCTTCATTACTCAGGCCGAGGAGCTCAAAGCCAAGGGTGTAGATGAGATCCTGCTTGTCAGCG TTAATGACCCCTTTGTCATGAAAGCATGGGCGAAGACATACCCAGACAACAAGCATGTGAAGTTCCTTGCTGATGGAGCGGCAGCATACACAAAAGCACTTGGTCTTGAGCTTGATCTTACGGAGAAAGGATTGGGTCTTCGTTCGAGGCGGTTTGCTCTCCTTGCTGACGACCTCAAGGTCACCGTCGCAAACGTCGAGGAAGGTGGCCAGTTCACAATCTCTGGTGCCGAGGAGATCCTCAAGGCACTGTAG
- the LOC119268833 gene encoding rho guanine nucleotide exchange factor 8-like yields MTFSPSLSSSFSSSSSRLLRSSSSSLSSQCSTSGRRSMDEEAEAVVAPLPPMPKLSRSHGSRAARGRHLELPPKNAARDVGPPSEMDLMKERFAKLLLGEDMSGTGKGVSSALALSNSITNLAASVFGEQRRLEPMSADRKARWKKEIGWLLSVTDHIVEFVPLQQVSEDGTSMEVMGTQLRRDILMNIPALRKLDAMLLGYLDNFKDEQEYWYVSKNANESEKGDAPRDGEKWWIPTVRVPPEGLSDQSRKWLQHQKDIVGQVLKAAMAINANVLAQMEIPEEYIEALPKNGRESLGDSIYRTITDDYFDPNGLMDSVDLSTEHKIVDLKDRIEASVVIWQRKLCNKLSWGPGISLEKREQFEERAQTVLLILKHKFPGSGQSSLEISKIQYNKDVGFAILESYSRALESLAFAVLSRIEDVLYADTIARDPRRLKSRRRPSLEDDSTESLAVDATEATSAKSSDSFCWQELEDRSLDSGSGKLKKIPRIGRRKSMHVEKVEMNVNVCGAGAGSRSFSHR; encoded by the exons ATGACGTTCAGTCCGTCCCTCTCGtcatccttctcctcctcctcctcccggttgctgcggtcgtcgtcgtcgtcattgtcCTCGCAGTGCAGCACCAGCGGCAGGCGGAGCATGGACGAGGAAGCGGAGGCCGTCGTCGCGCCACTGCCGCCGATGCCGAAGCTGTCGAGGAGCCACGGGTCCAGGGCCGCGCGGGGACGGCACCTTGAACTCCCGCCAAAGAACGCCGCCCGGGACGTCGGGCCGCCTTCAG AAATGGATTTGATGAAAGAGAGATTCGCCAAGCTGCTGCTCGGGGAGGACATGTCCGGCACCGGGAAAGGTGTCTCCTCGGCTCTCGCTCTCTCCAATTCCATCACAAACCTTGCAG CCTCCGTGTTCGGGGAGCAGCGCCGCCTAGAGCCCATGTCGGCCGACCGAAAAGCGCGATGGAAGAAGGAGATCGGCTGGCTTCTGTCAGTCACCGATCACATCGTCGAATTCGTTCCGTTGCAACAGGTGTCCGAGGATGGCACCAGCATGGAG GTGATGGGCACCCAGCTACGCAGGGACATTCTCATGAACATCCCCGCCTTGCGAAAACTCGACGCGATGCTCCTC GGGTATCTTGACAACTTCAAGGACGAACAAGAGTACTGGTACGTGTCGAAAAACGCCAACGAGAGCGAGAAGGGTGATGCACCGAGAGACGGCGAGAAATGGTGGATCCCAACGGTGAGAGTCCCTCCCGAGGGTCTGTCCGACCAGTCGAGGAAGTGGCTCCAGCACCAGAAGGACATTGTCGGGCAAGTCCTCAAGGCAGCCATGGCCATCAATGCAAATGTCCTTGCACAGATGGAGATCCCAGAAGAATACATCGAGGCTCTACCCAAG AATGGGAGGGAAAGTCTCGGAGACTCCATATACAGAACCATAACCGATGATTATTTTGACCCCAACGGACTCATGGACTCCGTAGACCTATCGACGGAACACAAGATCGTCGATCTCAAGGACAGAATCGAGGCCTCCGTTGTCATCTGGCAGAGGAAACTCTGCAACAAGCTGTCATGGGGCCCCGGCATCAGCTTGGAGAAACGCGAGCAATTCGAGGAGCGCGCACAGACCGTCCTGCTCATCCTCAAGCACAAGTTCCCTGGATCTGGCCAGTCATCGCTTGAAATAAGCAAGATCCAATACAACAAG GATGTTGGGTTTGCCATCTTGGAGAGCTACTCCAGGGCTCTCGAGAGCTTGGCGTTCGCGGTTCTGTCACGGATCGAGGACGTCCTCTATGCTGACACCATCGCTCGGGATCCGAGGCGCTTGAAATCGAGGCGGCGGCCTAGTTTAGAGGACGACAGCACTGAGTCTCTCGCCGTCGATGCCACGGAGGCCACTTCGGCCAAGTCCAGCGATTCATTTTGCTGGCAAGAGCTCGAGGACAGGAGCCTGGATTCCGGCAGTGGCAAGTTGAAGAAGATCCCCCGTATCGGCAGGAGGAAATCTATGCACGTAGAGAAGGTCGAGATGAACGTGAATGTGTGTGGTGCTGGTGCTGGATCAAGAAGCTTTTCTCATAGGTGA
- the LOC119268835 gene encoding protein MALE DISCOVERER 1-like isoform X2: MWEMDALLYCAVVALALHCVGCGCSAINLEGSALLKFQSRVQEDPHGAMAGWSARDADPCGWNGVRCADDRVVMLNLKDLSLRGTLGPELGSLGHLQALILSNNLFSGLIPKEIGALATLEILDLSYNNLTGEVPQKIAEIASLKHLLLSNNRFQWPVVQNSHGNFDQEADFDIYDHLGRGNLNQRADDGFKSGSSTEEKKKDTSNLSARLPTQIAARNPAAQVSRRRLLQDSNLAAPPFANAPLPPSVPVPSTGSGSFSAFSPKAPAPAVNPPVTPPKSPDTPSEAGSTRSMKWLYAILIPSIALLLIIIACMLLLCRNKSVATIGPWKTGLSGQLQKAFVTGVPKLQRSELEGACEDFSNIVATYPHYTVYKGTLSSGVEIAVVSTVLASSKDWSKHSEGRFRKKIDSLSRINHKNFINLLGYCEEEEPFMRMMVLEYAANGTLYEHLHVEGFDHIDWNGRMRIIMGVAYCMQYMHELKPCITHSELQSSAILLSEDGAAKIADMSVWQEVISKEKMPKNDDASEHHEPVRADPAGNVCSFGLLMLEIMSGKPPDSEHEGSLANLAMECIKDDRSISCLLDPTLTTHKENDLDIICELIEDCIQSDPKKRPSMREVTTKLREVLAISPEAATPRLSPLWWAELEILSVES, translated from the exons ATGTGGGAGATGGACGCGCTGCTCTACTGCGCGGTCGTCGCGCTGGCGCTTCACTGCGTCGGCTGTGGCTGCTCCGCGATCAACCTTGAAG GCTCAGCGCTGCTCAAGTTCCAGTCGAGGGTGCAGGAGGATCCGCATGGCGCCATGGCAGGCTGGAGCGCGCGGGACGCCGACCCTTGCGGTTGGAACGGCGTCCGCTGCGCCGATGACAGGGTTGTGATGCT GAACCTAAAAGATCTCTCATTAAGAGGTACCCTGGGTCCAGAATTAGGAAGTCTTGGTCATCTGCAGGCTCT TATATTATCCAACAATTTGTTTAGTGGACTGATACCTAAGGAAATTGGTGCACTCGCAACGTTGGAGATATTGGACCTAAGTTATAACAACTTGACTGGGGAAGTTCCACAGAAGATAGCAGAAATTGCATCACTTAAGCATTT ATTGCTTTCCAACAACAGATTTCAGTGGCCCGTAGTCCAAAATTCCCATGGGAACTTTGATCAGGAAGCTGATTTTGACATATATGATCATCTCGGGAGGGGTAATTTGAATCAAAGAGCTGATGATGG GTTCAAGTCTGGTTCTTCCACAGAGGAGAAAAAAAAAGACACTAGCAATCTCTCCG CACGTCTTCCTACACAAATTGCAGCAAGAAACCCAGCTGCACAGGTTAGTAGGCGCAGACTACTTCAGGATAGCAATCTTGCTGCGCCTCCTTTCGCAAATGCTCCTCTTCCACCCTCGGTTCCTGTTCCTTCTACGGGGAGTGGATCGTTTTCAGCATTTAGTCCCAAAGCACCCGCACCTGCTGTAAATCCTCCAGTTACTCCACCCAAGTCTCCTGATACTCCTTCGGAAGCAGGGTCAACAAGATCTATGAAGTGGTTGTATGCAATTCTGATTCCATCAATTGCTCTGTTGCTTATTATCATTGCATGCATGCTTTTGCTATGCCGCAATAAGTCGGTGGCAACAATAGGTCCATGGAAGACTGGACTCAGTGGCCAGCTGCAGAAGGCATTTGTGACAG GAGTACCCAAGCTGCAACGCTCAGAGCTGGAAGGTGCTTGTGAGGACTTCAGTAACATTGTGGCAACCTATCCACACTACACTGTTTACAAGGGAACCTTATCAAGTGGAGTTGAGATAGCAGTTGTATCAACTGTGCTTGCGTCCAGCAAAGATTGGTCAAAGCATTCCGAGGGGAGATTCCGGAAAAAG ATAGACTCGCTCTCAAGAATTAATCATAAGAACTTCATCAACTTGCTTGGGTACTGCGAGGAGGAGGAGCCTTTCATGAGGATGATGGTGTTAGAATACGCAGCCAATGGGACACTCTATGAGCATCTCCACG TTGAGGGATTTGATCATATTGATTGGAATGGTAGGATGAGAATAATTATGGGAGTAGCATACTGCATGCAGTACATGCATGAGCTCAAGCCTTGTATAACACACTCTGAGCTACAGTCAAGTGCCATATTGTTATCCGAGGATGGAGCTGCAAAG ATAGCTGACATGAGTGTTTGGCAAGAAGTAATTTCCAAAGAAAAGATGCCCAAGAATGACGACGCCAGTGAACACCATGAGCCAGTACGTGCTGATCCAGCTGGGAATGTATGTAGTTTTGGTCTACTCATGCTGGAAATCATGTCAGGAAAGCCTCCAGATTCTGAACACGAGGGCTCTCTTGCGAACTTA GCTATGGAGTGCATTAAGGATGACCGGAGTATATCCTGTTTGCTTGACCCTACCTTGACGACTCACAAAGAAAACGATCTAGATATCATTTGCGAGTTGATTGAGGACTGCATCCAGAGCGATCCGAAAAAGAGACCAAGTATGAGAGAGGTCACCACTAAATTGCGAGAAGTGCTAGCGATTTCACCAGAGGCAGCAACGCCGAGGTTATCTCCGCTTTGGTGGGCAGAGCTTGAGATACTTTCAGTTGAATCCTAG
- the LOC119268835 gene encoding protein MALE DISCOVERER 2-like isoform X1, protein MAVEFFRPIFPPRKRNLRHWGIEAPLKIYYLPLSAALNIILRVLVYFFSLALAVLSLLIFSGYYYLFLPERTTAVSLSPPPSSSPRLLHLPGSNRVRRKRNWQRRIAIARRPQERERVVRLCSAAVPTRVKGRRRATPWAPLAPDHALQAAQEARQEDHVSRRAPAEMWEMDALLYCAVVALALHCVGCGCSAINLEGSALLKFQSRVQEDPHGAMAGWSARDADPCGWNGVRCADDRVVMLNLKDLSLRGTLGPELGSLGHLQALILSNNLFSGLIPKEIGALATLEILDLSYNNLTGEVPQKIAEIASLKHLLLSNNRFQWPVVQNSHGNFDQEADFDIYDHLGRGNLNQRADDGFKSGSSTEEKKKDTSNLSARLPTQIAARNPAAQVSRRRLLQDSNLAAPPFANAPLPPSVPVPSTGSGSFSAFSPKAPAPAVNPPVTPPKSPDTPSEAGSTRSMKWLYAILIPSIALLLIIIACMLLLCRNKSVATIGPWKTGLSGQLQKAFVTGVPKLQRSELEGACEDFSNIVATYPHYTVYKGTLSSGVEIAVVSTVLASSKDWSKHSEGRFRKKIDSLSRINHKNFINLLGYCEEEEPFMRMMVLEYAANGTLYEHLHVEGFDHIDWNGRMRIIMGVAYCMQYMHELKPCITHSELQSSAILLSEDGAAKIADMSVWQEVISKEKMPKNDDASEHHEPVRADPAGNVCSFGLLMLEIMSGKPPDSEHEGSLANLAMECIKDDRSISCLLDPTLTTHKENDLDIICELIEDCIQSDPKKRPSMREVTTKLREVLAISPEAATPRLSPLWWAELEILSVES, encoded by the exons ATGGCCGTGGAATTCTTCCGCCCCATTTTTCCTCCAAGAAAACGCAATCTTAGACATTGGGGGATTGAAGCGCCATTAAAAATTTACTATCTTCCCTTGTCTGCTGCTCTGAATATTATACTACGAGTACTAGTGTATTTTTTCTCTCTAGCTCTAGCTGTGTTGTCCTTGTTGATTTTCTCCGGCTACTACTACTTGTTCCTCCCAGAACGGACGACCGCTGTTTCCCTCTCCCCGCCTCCGTcttcctcccctcgtcttctccaTCTCCCCGGCTCGAATCGCGTGCGGCGTAAGCGAAATTGGCAGAGGCGAATCGCCATCGCCAG GCGGCCGCAGGAGCGGGAGCGTGTCGTCAGGCTTTGCTCTGCTGCCGTGCCAACAAGGGTAAAAGGTAGGCGCCGCGCCACGCCATGGGCGCCCCTCGCGCCTGACCATGCACTCCAGGCTGCTCAAGAGGCTCGCCAAGAGGATCATGTGAGCCGCCGCGCGCCTGCGGAAATGTGGGAGATGGACGCGCTGCTCTACTGCGCGGTCGTCGCGCTGGCGCTTCACTGCGTCGGCTGTGGCTGCTCCGCGATCAACCTTGAAG GCTCAGCGCTGCTCAAGTTCCAGTCGAGGGTGCAGGAGGATCCGCATGGCGCCATGGCAGGCTGGAGCGCGCGGGACGCCGACCCTTGCGGTTGGAACGGCGTCCGCTGCGCCGATGACAGGGTTGTGATGCT GAACCTAAAAGATCTCTCATTAAGAGGTACCCTGGGTCCAGAATTAGGAAGTCTTGGTCATCTGCAGGCTCT TATATTATCCAACAATTTGTTTAGTGGACTGATACCTAAGGAAATTGGTGCACTCGCAACGTTGGAGATATTGGACCTAAGTTATAACAACTTGACTGGGGAAGTTCCACAGAAGATAGCAGAAATTGCATCACTTAAGCATTT ATTGCTTTCCAACAACAGATTTCAGTGGCCCGTAGTCCAAAATTCCCATGGGAACTTTGATCAGGAAGCTGATTTTGACATATATGATCATCTCGGGAGGGGTAATTTGAATCAAAGAGCTGATGATGG GTTCAAGTCTGGTTCTTCCACAGAGGAGAAAAAAAAAGACACTAGCAATCTCTCCG CACGTCTTCCTACACAAATTGCAGCAAGAAACCCAGCTGCACAGGTTAGTAGGCGCAGACTACTTCAGGATAGCAATCTTGCTGCGCCTCCTTTCGCAAATGCTCCTCTTCCACCCTCGGTTCCTGTTCCTTCTACGGGGAGTGGATCGTTTTCAGCATTTAGTCCCAAAGCACCCGCACCTGCTGTAAATCCTCCAGTTACTCCACCCAAGTCTCCTGATACTCCTTCGGAAGCAGGGTCAACAAGATCTATGAAGTGGTTGTATGCAATTCTGATTCCATCAATTGCTCTGTTGCTTATTATCATTGCATGCATGCTTTTGCTATGCCGCAATAAGTCGGTGGCAACAATAGGTCCATGGAAGACTGGACTCAGTGGCCAGCTGCAGAAGGCATTTGTGACAG GAGTACCCAAGCTGCAACGCTCAGAGCTGGAAGGTGCTTGTGAGGACTTCAGTAACATTGTGGCAACCTATCCACACTACACTGTTTACAAGGGAACCTTATCAAGTGGAGTTGAGATAGCAGTTGTATCAACTGTGCTTGCGTCCAGCAAAGATTGGTCAAAGCATTCCGAGGGGAGATTCCGGAAAAAG ATAGACTCGCTCTCAAGAATTAATCATAAGAACTTCATCAACTTGCTTGGGTACTGCGAGGAGGAGGAGCCTTTCATGAGGATGATGGTGTTAGAATACGCAGCCAATGGGACACTCTATGAGCATCTCCACG TTGAGGGATTTGATCATATTGATTGGAATGGTAGGATGAGAATAATTATGGGAGTAGCATACTGCATGCAGTACATGCATGAGCTCAAGCCTTGTATAACACACTCTGAGCTACAGTCAAGTGCCATATTGTTATCCGAGGATGGAGCTGCAAAG ATAGCTGACATGAGTGTTTGGCAAGAAGTAATTTCCAAAGAAAAGATGCCCAAGAATGACGACGCCAGTGAACACCATGAGCCAGTACGTGCTGATCCAGCTGGGAATGTATGTAGTTTTGGTCTACTCATGCTGGAAATCATGTCAGGAAAGCCTCCAGATTCTGAACACGAGGGCTCTCTTGCGAACTTA GCTATGGAGTGCATTAAGGATGACCGGAGTATATCCTGTTTGCTTGACCCTACCTTGACGACTCACAAAGAAAACGATCTAGATATCATTTGCGAGTTGATTGAGGACTGCATCCAGAGCGATCCGAAAAAGAGACCAAGTATGAGAGAGGTCACCACTAAATTGCGAGAAGTGCTAGCGATTTCACCAGAGGCAGCAACGCCGAGGTTATCTCCGCTTTGGTGGGCAGAGCTTGAGATACTTTCAGTTGAATCCTAG